A DNA window from Schistocerca americana isolate TAMUIC-IGC-003095 chromosome 4, iqSchAmer2.1, whole genome shotgun sequence contains the following coding sequences:
- the LOC124613354 gene encoding uncharacterized protein LOC124613354, whose product MRKYDKLQQKATDETLTLDRRRTVVNLSSHTLSEATTAILAKGMNFAVAPKRVPKEDIIESVEASVRHLPQAEAEKIRQETVRVLNKAKPPKQNINAEEYHAIKELRDNPHLVVVQADKGNATVVLDTTDYNKRMEDIHAEPIYKKLQGDPTAKETYHNR is encoded by the coding sequence atgagaaagtacgacaaactacaacagaaagccacggacgaaacattgacgctggacaggcgacggacagtggtcaacctctccagccacaccttgagcgaagcaaccacagcaatcctggccaaggggatgaatttcgcagtcgcacctaagcgagttccaaaagaagatatcatagaatccgtagaggcttcggtacgtcatctgccgcaggccgaggcggagaagatccggcaggaaacggtcagagttctgaataaagcaaagccaccgaagcaaaacatcaacgctgaggaataccatgccatcaaggaactcagggacaacccccacttagtagtggtacaggcagataagggcaacgccactgtagtcttggacacgactgattacaacaaacgaatggaagatattcacgcagaacctatctacaagaaacttcagggagatccgacggccaag
- the LOC124613355 gene encoding uncharacterized protein LOC124613355: MRKYDKLQQKATDETLTLDRRRTVVNLSSHTLSEATTAILAKGMNFAVAPKRVPKEDIIESVEASVRHLPQAEAEKIRQETVRVLNKAKPPKQNINAEEYHAIKELRDNPHLVVVQADKGNATVVLDTTDYNKRMEDILAEPIYKKLQGDPTAKNELMRLRGSTTLFWTACRQANVVQDVDKYP, translated from the exons atgagaaagtacgacaaactacaacagaaagccacggacgaaacattgacgctggacaggcgacggacagtggtcaacctctccagccacaccttgagcgaagcaaccacagcaatcctggccaaggggatgaatttcgcagtcgcacctaagcgagttccaaaagaagatatcatagaatccgtagaggcttcggtacgtcatctgccgcaggccgaggcggagaagatccggcaggaaacggtcagagttctgaataaagcaaagccaccgaagcaaaacatcaacgctgaggaataccatgccatcaaggaactcagggacaacccccacttagtagtggtacaggcagataagggcaacgccactgtagtcttggacacgactgattacaacaaacgaatggaagatattctcgcagaacctatctacaagaaacttcagggagatccgacggccaag AATGAGCTAATGCGATTGCGTGGATCAACGACGCTTTTTTGGACAGCTTGTCGCCAAGCAAATGTCGTCCAAGATGTTGACAAGTATCCGTAA